The Aphanothece sacrum FPU1 genome includes the window CCTGGAAACATCACCGTTTTCCGCTTTGAGTTTGAAGGTAACACCGCCTTTAGCGATGAGGAATTAAGTTCAGTTACTGCACCATTTACCAATAAACCTATCGCTTTTGCCCAACTGCTTCAAGCTGAGGCAGCTATAACTCAACTGTATACTAATGCAGGCTATATCAATTCTGGTGCTATTATTCGGGCCGGACAAGTCTTTTCCCCCAAGGGTGCAGTCGTCAAAATTCAGATTATTGAAGGGGGAGTTGAAGAAATCCAAGTGACGATGAAGGGACGATTGAATTCTGATTATGTGCGGAGTCGGTTGGCCATTGCCACGACCAAACCCCTTAATCAATACCGCCTGTTAGAAGCCCTACAATTATTACAGCTTAATCCTCTAATTAAGACAATATCGGCAGATTTATCAGCAGGAACTCGCCCTGAATTAAGTATCTTGTCCGTGAGAGTCAAAGAAGCAGATTCCTTCAATATTAGTCTATCTGGTGATAATGGCCGTGTACCAAGTATTGGGAGTGTGGAACGCAGAACCCGTCTCAACCAAGGGAATTTATTGGGTTTTGGAGATAGCTTAAGTGTGGAATATGCCAATACTGATGGCAG containing:
- a CDS encoding ShlB/FhaC/HecB family hemolysin secretion/activation protein; its protein translation is MTKIWNLWFWYLSSHLLILLTLENLVIFSMDKILAQNPNPTRPQEQSIPFILPPKLPQPIRVPQPSLPTPLDIPPLTIPSPQEIPGVPGNITVFRFEFEGNTAFSDEELSSVTAPFTNKPIAFAQLLQAEAAITQLYTNAGYINSGAIIRAGQVFSPKGAVVKIQIIEGGVEEIQVTMKGRLNSDYVRSRLAIATTKPLNQYRLLEALQLLQLNPLIKTISADLSAGTRPELSILSVRVKEADSFNISLSGDNGRVPSIGSVERRTRLNQGNLLGFGDSLSVEYANTDGSNAVYVDYTFPVNPYNGTIKLTGRTTGTEVIEEPFNVLDIEGDSVYVDFSFRQPIIETPTQELALGVTVS